The genomic interval tctctcttccgccatggatgcaAGTTGAATGGATTGATTTTGTCCAAGATATGGCTGGAGGGGAGTGAGGAATTGGTGCGGTGGACACGTGGAGAGATTTCGTGGGATTTTTGAGAATGGATTGGggcggattgatgaaccctagcttcgCCGGCGCGGTTCTGTACTGTAGCACAGAGTGGGGAAATGGCGAGAGTCTTGACGGGGAAGACGAAACGACGTTTGGACTTCGGTGTTTTTAGGGTATcaggagtactaatgggcctgggcctgtacagtacttcagcccaatattACAACTAGCGTGGCCtattgtgatccttagggacttaggcgctttttgctttagcaatttgtgctcacaatgatgtgACCGGATGCtgctaaaatcctttttaatgcgattagataattctttggaattactacgatgcaaataaaaggtacccaacagaaaagtgttatactatttttgtaagcttttttaggctacaaaagctgttgggttaatttgagatgactggtttattagtagtcattctcttagcatgttatatgcttattttgattatggtaAGGGTTATAGCTTAGGCTATTAAACTTCTTAATTACCATGATCTTTATCAtatttggtggatcattttaCGAGTTTCCTACTCGGATTTCTATCAAACATGTCTATTTTTTGACCTTTTGAGTGTTTACCACTCGgccctttttatattttttatccttgatatgttcaagttgagaagcagtcggctgggtatTTTATTGAGTACCATGCATGCTTTGTTATAAAATCACTCGattcttgactatatgtttagtttttcaactaatcacatagtcggggttacacctaattaggtgcatctactcgatgcaccatgttttattttcgccctttttagcactcggcaagctggagcaagttgaattgaagcactcgaattattgttttttgtttcgagaaggCTATTTTggtcaactgcgaaggtctcgggggctactgtggagattatggataccccatatcaaCACGAcagttataatttagtcggatatacggtttttcaaatatagatagaatatctttatgaggactcgggttaatttctaacttgtatgtcaaggaaatacccgagatTTTAGACGGTTATGATTGTATTTATCTGTAATCATATATTCCGTAAGgaatatggactgtattttgtaatacggatcccttcccctatataaggaggggtccgggttcctctcgggacgattctttttctcctaatcatacaatcaataatacactccggtggaatcatccccggacaggagtagggtataacttcttgaataagaaggcctgaacctgcataaaattccttgtctccaagcccatccactttcctagccacccctttattattgccgaaatcttgtttcgacagctGGCGACCTCACCGGGGCGCTGCCTGCCCCGATCGCGCCAAACTTGTTCGAGGTCTCGCATTTTTttatgcggcggcggctgcgggctgCGTCCGCTCTGCCCAGCGGCGTACCGACAGCCTCGTCACGGCCCTGTGTGCCCCGCGTGCGtgcgctcgcgcgcgcgggcgtcgtcggcgtcgttgATGCATGGGCAtgggttgattgattgattgattccgTCTCCGACGCGAACGTGCGCCCAtgattgggttgggttgggtcggGGGTCGCTTGGCCGTACGCGCATGTTACTGCCGGGACACGTTGCATCGTCCGCCGCGCGTCATGGGGGAGGCGGGATCGCGTGATTGCATCACCTGCGTAACGCTCGCTGGATGGCAAACTGGAAGGAAGCTTCCTACGGctaggagtagtagtactagcttGTCGCGTTCGCGTGCGCTTCGCGAGGTAAACAAAAATGGCGCCGACCGGCCACGCGCGAGTAACGTACCACGGGTGCCGCCACGGTTAGTTGCGGTCCGGCCATGCATACGCGGCCTCGACTGATGTGGCTGGCCGGTGCACATGGGCTAATTGCCATCTAGACATCTAGTACTACTATCCTTTCGGGCAGAGTTGCATTTCATGCGTGTAAAAGTTCGTAGTATCTGGCGGCAATCCGCGGACGGAGGCGCATCGTGCGCCTGGTGCCTGCGCCCACCGCAACAGCCGATCCCTCTTTTGTCGCTTCCGATCCTTTTCACCTGGTCACTTGGTCACCCACTCGAATGAAGTAGGTTTCTGCCCAACCTATATCTTCACAAGTGGGAGAGGAAACGCGTTCCATTGAACATTTGGATGCGTGACCACGTCCGACGCTCACGAGAGCCGGCGGCTGTCAAACTGAAATAGTTTTCAGAATTTCCAAACGATGTTCAGGTGAACTAGTTTGTTTTTATAAATATActacaaaataaactaaataaataaaatagaaaactattaattagttaataataaactaattttataaacaaCCTTTTAAACTAAtctttttattataaataataataataataatctttTTAAActaatctttttatttttaaataatagaaattcgaaattaaaaataagcaatattagaaatagagtatagagtccatatagaaatacaattaggaaataatagaaattcggaattaaaaatagggaatattagaagtagagtatagagtccatatagaaatacaattaagaaaaaaatagaaattcagaattaaaaaataaggaatattagaagtagagtgtagagtccatataggaatttaaaactaactaaaattcggaataaaaaggagcctccatgttcgctctcatgatctagaaattctcacattaattggagaaaaaaaaagcagagtccatatagaaatacaatttagaaatagctgaaattcggaattaaaatacaAGGAgcattagaagaggagactagactccatataaaaatacaatttagaaatagttgaaattcggaattaaaaataaggaatattagaagtagagtccatatagaaatacaattaagaaaaaaaaatacaaatttaaaaaataaagaatattgaaagatgagtttagagtccacatagaaatacaattagaaataataaaaattcagaaataaaaatatataatactgaaacaagagcatagagtctatatagaaatacaatttacaaaaaattaactaaaatttgatattaaaaataattaataactaacacgtatataaaatacaatatgaatattacacattagtagttttgtaaagttattgcaaaatttagaattatgttgtcattttaatatatttgaataatataatgagaaaacatatatgctattatatgagagaaaataatacaattaggaaataatagaaattcggaattaaaaataaggaatattagaagtggagtatagagttcatatagaaatacaattaagaaaaaaaatagaaatttggaattaaaaaataagaaatattagaagcaTAGTATacagtccatataggaatttaaaacaaactaaaatttggaatagaaaaaggagcctctacgttcgctctcatggcctagaaattctcacattaatcagagaaaaagaaaaggcagagtctatatagaaatacaattaggaaatagctgaaattcggaattaaaaaataaggaatattagaagaggagactagagtccatatagaaatacaattagaaaataactgaaattcggaattaaaaaataaggaatattagaagaggaaacTAGAcaccatatagaaatacaattaggaaataacttaaattcggaattaaaaataaggaataatagaagtagagtatatagtccatatagaaatacaattaggaaataactgaaatttggaattaaaaataagaaatattagaagtagagtatagagtccatatagaaatacaattaggaaataatagaaatttggaattaaaaagggtgaatagctaatatggtctcTGAAATTTCACTTCAGGCTCAGTTTAGTCAGGTTTCAACTCATCCAGACATGTCcttcaaattaattatttgggttaatatagtccttatACCCAAAAAAATGGTACATGAgcatgccaagtcatcctcgcatgcagcgatatgaatgaaatgactattctacccttatataatatatagaaaagaaataaaagacaaaaaaaaacaagctaaCCTAGACACAACATTGTTGCGGAGGGTGGCTGACAAAGGAATTTATACGATTAGGCTGCAACAATCATAAGTGACAATTCTAAAATGTCCATACATGTGTgaaatatttgttttcttttttatatggtatataagggtagaatgttcatttcattcataccgcTGTATGCGAGGATGACTTGATATGCTCACGTGGCACTTTTTGTGtgtccaaggactatattaacccaaatgattaatttggaggacttgtttggacgatttaaaacatcaaggactaaactgagcccgAAGTGAAACTTCAGGTAgcatattagctattcacccaatttaaaataaggaatattagaagtagagtatagaatccatatagaaatataattaagaaaaaaaaatagaaattcggaattaaaaaataaggaatattagaagtagagtacagagtccatataggaatttaaaactaactaaaatttggaataaacataataaaactaaaagtagagtttagagtctgtataaaaatacaatttacaaataactaaaattcgaaattaagaataacatgggaagaagagtttaaggtcaatataggaatacaaatatagaaatacaatttaaaagtaactgaaattcgaaattaaaaattaaagaatattgaaagataagtttagagtccacatataaatgcaattagaaataataaaaattcagaaataaaaataaataatattgaaagaagagcaaacagtctatatagaaatacaatttacagaaaattcagaattaaaaaaaagaaatattaaaagacgagtctagattacatataggaatatatataacttacaaataactaaaatttgacattaaaataattaataactaacacatatataaaatataatatgaaaattcagaaatataaataaataatattggaagaagagcatagagtctatatagaaatacaatttacagaaaattcagaattaaaaaaatattaaaagacaagtctagagtacatataagaatatatataatttacaaataactaaaatttgatattaaaataattaataactaacacatatataaaatataatatgaatattacacattagtagttttgtaaagttattgtaaaatttaaaattatgttgtcattttaatatatttgaataatataatgagaaaacatatatgctattatatgatagaaaatataatgatgttagccgcgcaatctacgcgggccaccatgctagttatattattaaatagCTTTGAAAGGAGTCACCACGTTTGCTGTGGGAGCTAggaattctcacattaatcggaaaaaaagaaaaaaaaagaaaaggagagtccaagtggAAATACAATCtgaaaatagctgaaattcagaatttaaaATAAGCTATATGAaaaaagtttccatataagaacccaatacgagattaatcaaaatttgaaataaaaataaaataaaatccaaaattagaaaaaaaagaagagaccaagtagaaatacaaaaatagctgaaattcataattaaaaataagcaatattgaaagaaaaaaaatcgaaaaggagagtccaagtagaaatacaatctaaaaatagctaaaattcggaattaaaaataagctatattgaaaaaagtttccatataagaacctacGAGATTAATCATAAttcaaaatagaaataaaataaaatccaaaattagaaaaaaaagaagagtctaagtagaaatacaaaaaatagctgaaattcggaattaaaaataagcaatattgaaataagtttccatataagaacccaatacgagattaatcaaaattcaaaacaaaaattaaataaaatccaaaattagaaaagaaatggatagtccaagtaggaatacaattttaaaatagctaaaattcggaattaaaaataaggaatattaaaagaagagtccatataagaacccaatacgacaTTAATTAAAatagggaataaaaataaaaataaaatccgaaattagcaaaaataaaataaaatgagagttcaagtaggaatacaatttaaatttagctgaaattcgaaattaaaaataagcaatatttaaAGAAGaattcatataagaacccaacatgagattaattaaaattcagaataaaaaataaaataatatccaaaattataaaaactaaaagtgagttcgagtaggaatacaattttgaaacaactgaaattgaaaataaaaaataaaaatattaaaagaacaatacgatattaattaaaatttgaaaaaaaaactgaaattagaaaaagaaaaataagatttcatttaggaatacaatttataaataactaaaatttatgataaaaataaagactattgaaaaaaaaaagactataaaCATAtgatgagataaattaagtaacaagtctataaaggagtagagtggtggtggttgatacgacatataaaaattgttaataaaacaccaaatagaatcctaatgacgattaaaaggagggacgacaggcaGACCGTGAAGCAAATGAGGTGATTGCCGGGAcatctagaaagtaaaaaaaaaacccattgataatcatattcgattaaaatcttaatgacaataaaaaagagaagtagCGGGCAAGGTGTATAGgcgtatagttgcagagccaccaacggttgacgggacttttagaaaataaaaaatgaattctaatgatagttatgttcgacttttagaatcacaatgacaataaagagtaggcggcggacgggccgtagaggaacATAGTAGAAtcgtttgacgagacttctaaaaattataaaaaatgaaacccaacaagacaataaactctaaaaactacaaggttcaatttttaaaggtttggaacttctaaaaagtaaaaaaaagaacgataatcatgttcgattttaaaatctcaatgacaataaagaagggaggcagcaggTGAGCCAtagagaagtacaatggcaaaTTAAGCCActaacggtttggcgggacttctagaaagtaaaaataaacccaaacgataattatgttcgatttttaaaatctcaatgataataaagagaagagacagtggacgggctATAGAGGaatataatggcaacgtttgacgggacgtctagaaattataaaaacgaaacccaacgtgacaataaactctaaaaactataatatccaatttttaaaggttccaaggagaatgaatagaaatagtggtagatcgagcaaacaaacaaagaaagagatgacataagggatagtaactggtgtgacttttaaaaaacactccctctattttttaatagatgactctgttaactttttctcacatgtttgaccattcatcttattcaaacattttatgtaaatgtataagatataaatcacacttaaagtactatgagtgataaaacaactcataacaaaataaattataattacgtaatttttttgaataagatgaatggtcaaacatatgagaaaaagtcaacggcgtcatctattaaaaaacggagggagtatataattagaaacacggggatgataaggtttggtcttttaaacTCTtataagacaatgagatagctacttaataaattttaagtaaaatcatacttaaaaaatatataattttgtttaggtgctagccgcACAATTGCGCGGTACACCCAACTTGCTATCCTTCATTGGATTAGCATCCTATACGTGGGTGCCCTGCCCACGATAGCATGGAGTGGGTCCCACGTCCAGCTGGCCCCCAGGAAAAGCGTTCATGGAAAGAGTAAAATATTTCGAACCCCTACTCTTTGGTGGGCCCTGGACCATCACAGGCGCGAGGAGAAGCGAAAGCCCCGCACGCTGTGATCAATGAACCGATAAACCATAAGCTTTAGCTTTGCCCATCAACTTCTCATCCAAGCCaactctcccctcctctcctaggtttcgcctccgccgccgccgaccgccgctgccgtcgccgccgtagaCCGATCGAGCGGGAGCGGGGAGGATGACGACGTCGGAGAGGGAGCCGTGCCCGGACCGCATCCTGGACGACGTGGGCGGCGCGTTCGCGATGGGAGCGGTGGGGGGCACCGCCTTCCACTTCCTCAGGGGCGCGTACAACTCCCCCAACGGCCACCGCCTCTCCGGCGGCTCCCAGGCCGTCCGCATGAGCGTCCCGCGCACCGGCGGCAACTTCGCCGCCTGGGGCGGCCTCTTCTCCGCCTTCGACTGCGCCATGGTCCACGCCCGCCAGAAGGAGGACCCCTGGAACTccatcctcgccggcgccgccaccggcgccgtccTCTCCCTGCGCCAGGGCCCGCGCGCCACCGCGACGTCCGCCCTCGTcggcgcctccctcctcgcgctCGTCGAGGGCGCCGGCATCTTGCTCACCCGCACCATGGCCACCCTTCCCCAGGAGGACCACGCCTACCCGTTCCCGGTGGTGCCGCCGCCTGAGGAGGTCTCGGCCCATGAATCGAGCCCTATCGCATGGGTTAGGGGAATTttcgggaggaaggaggagaagcctgctgctgctggtggtgacCGCAAGTCGGACGTGTTGGAGTCCTTCGAGACGCCCAGCCCTCCAATTCCATCCTTCGACTACAAGTGAAAAGggtattcttt from Oryza glaberrima chromosome 3, OglaRS2, whole genome shotgun sequence carries:
- the LOC127767850 gene encoding mitochondrial import inner membrane translocase subunit TIM17-1-like; translation: MTTSEREPCPDRILDDVGGAFAMGAVGGTAFHFLRGAYNSPNGHRLSGGSQAVRMSVPRTGGNFAAWGGLFSAFDCAMVHARQKEDPWNSILAGAATGAVLSLRQGPRATATSALVGASLLALVEGAGILLTRTMATLPQEDHAYPFPVVPPPEEVSAHESSPIAWVRGIFGRKEEKPAAAGGDRKSDVLESFETPSPPIPSFDYK